A portion of the Segatella copri DSM 18205 genome contains these proteins:
- a CDS encoding serine hydrolase domain-containing protein: protein MARRLRKKRIAIILLTFTAIVGWTTHSCVSRCTSASDKNKAADSLPKVHINDSISNALTEGKEYHEMDSVIERYLKRWEINGAQLVVTRNDSLLYARGFGMADKERGIRMEPNMLMRFASVSKLITAVGIMKLQEMKKLKLNEKVFGEKGILRDTVYNNSIKDQRYYDITVEQLLRHQAGFNNYAGDPVSSTRYIMMQNHLKTPPDHPTLLKILLKRHLGYTPGEGKCYSNLGYMILSMIIEKKSGMKYENFMQKYVLHPAGCYDMHIAGTYLKDRRPNETKYYMHQGSIPVYEYNNSGRLVEKCYGDTDLPRLSGAGAWCGSAAELSRFIASIDGLPHVKDILSKKSIEFMTREQADHQYSIGWNYTPKSSKPWIRTGSLAGTSAIVLKYPDNQCWILITNTSTWKGHGFSNDTMAFFEKLRKKYMANMPKKDLFL from the coding sequence ATGGCACGACGACTAAGAAAAAAACGCATAGCAATCATATTGCTTACCTTTACGGCAATCGTAGGATGGACTACACACAGCTGTGTATCTCGCTGTACATCAGCATCAGACAAGAACAAGGCGGCAGATTCGCTCCCTAAGGTTCATATCAACGATTCCATCTCAAATGCCCTGACAGAGGGGAAGGAATATCATGAGATGGACTCGGTAATAGAAAGGTATCTCAAGAGATGGGAAATCAATGGAGCCCAACTCGTCGTCACCCGCAACGACTCGCTACTATATGCCCGCGGATTCGGAATGGCGGATAAGGAGCGAGGCATCAGAATGGAGCCTAACATGCTGATGCGCTTTGCCTCCGTATCGAAACTGATTACAGCCGTAGGTATCATGAAGTTGCAGGAGATGAAGAAACTCAAGCTGAACGAGAAGGTGTTTGGCGAAAAGGGAATCCTGCGCGATACCGTTTACAACAACAGTATCAAGGACCAGCGATATTACGACATCACCGTAGAACAGTTGCTGCGCCATCAGGCAGGTTTCAACAATTATGCCGGCGACCCGGTATCTTCCACCCGCTACATCATGATGCAGAACCATCTCAAAACGCCACCTGATCACCCTACCCTGCTCAAGATTCTCTTGAAGCGCCACTTGGGTTATACTCCTGGCGAAGGCAAATGCTACAGTAATCTGGGCTACATGATTCTCTCCATGATTATAGAAAAGAAGAGCGGAATGAAATATGAAAACTTCATGCAGAAGTATGTGCTCCACCCAGCCGGCTGCTACGACATGCACATTGCCGGCACTTACCTAAAGGACCGCCGCCCCAACGAGACGAAGTACTACATGCACCAGGGCAGCATCCCTGTGTATGAATACAACAACAGTGGACGACTGGTAGAGAAATGCTATGGAGATACCGACCTTCCCCGCCTGTCGGGTGCAGGAGCCTGGTGTGGCTCGGCAGCCGAGCTGAGCCGTTTCATAGCCAGCATCGATGGTTTGCCACATGTCAAGGATATCCTCAGCAAGAAGAGTATCGAGTTTATGACGCGCGAGCAGGCTGACCACCAATACTCTATCGGTTGGAACTATACACCAAAGAGCAGCAAACCATGGATTCGTACCGGTTCGCTGGCTGGCACATCAGCCATCGTCTTGAAATATCCAGATAACCAATGCTGGATTCTCATCACGAACACATCCACCTGGAAGGGCCATGGTTTCTCTAACGATACAATGGCTTTCTTCGAGAAACTGAGAAAGAAATATATGGCAAACATGCCAAAGAAAGACTTGTTCTTATAA